In the Acetobacterium sp. KB-1 genome, TAACTAAAAACACGGTTTACGAAATGATCAAACGGGGCGATCTTGATGCCCATCGTTTAGGTAAGCATCTGCGCATTTCCCAGTCCCAGTTCGAAAATTATTTATTAAAATCGAAGGGTTCATCCAATCAGTATCAGGGAACGGTGTTTATGGAAGCGGATGAACAATTTGTCAAAGTTGATGATATCACGATCCATGTTCATACCGAATTAACTGGAGAGGTGAAACTTTCTATCCGACCGGAGGATATCATTCTCAGTCTGGAACCATTTACCAGCAGTGCCCGAAATATTTTTAAAGGGGTTGTTGTTGATTTAATCGAAAACAATGATGGCGTTAAGGTTGTTCTGGACATTGGCATTCCTTTGATGTCACTTATCACCAGAAAATCCATGAATAATATGCATATTACCAAAGGCTGTGACCTATATGCGATTTTTAAAACCATGTCCATTAGTGTCTATAAATAACGGTTTAGGTCGTTATATGCATTTTTTTAGTTAACAAATCATCTAAACCTAAAGCGGCTTACGCCGTTTTTTTTTTCTACTATTTTAGCGATCTCAGTTGCAATCTGCCCAGGTAAAAACCCGCAACAGTCATACAACGAAGTCAGATCGCCCTGTTCCATTAAAGGGTTTTCAATCGCACGAATCCGCAATTTGCCAGGATTTATTTGCTCATCCTGGGCAATCGCAGCGGCCAGCTTTTCTCCGATGCCACCACTTTTGACGCCTTCTTCCAGAATATAGACAAGCTCTGGCTGTTGTAGCAGTGGCAGCAATTCGCTTAAATCCAGGGGGTAAACCTTGACCAGCTTGATCAGACGGATGGAATACGTTGCCCTTAACAGGGCAATGGCATCATAGGCATTTTCTGTTATCCTGCCATAGGTTACCATCACAATTTCTGGTTTAACGGTTTGATGGCCAGCTCTATTGACATCCTGATTGAAAAAATCCTGATAACTCAAACCCTTAAGCTTTATAAACCCACTGCGGTCATATTTTTTCTCGGCACCTTTGGGATAACGAATCACTGCCAGGCTTTTATTTTCAAAACAGGTTGCAAAGCTCATTTTCATTTCATCATAGGTTTCCGGGCTATAAATCTTTATTCCCGGGATGGAGCAGAGGTAGGAACAGTCGTAGATGCCCTGATGGGTAATCCCGTCTCCGGGCACCAGTCCACACCGATCCAGAGCCATAATCAAGGGCAGTTTTTGAATGGCCGCATCATGAATCAGTTGATCATAAACCCGTTGGACGAAGGTTGAATAAATGGCACAAACCGGGGTTTTTCCGTTGGCCGAAAGACCGGCTGCAAAGGTGACGGCATGTTCTTCGGCAATCCCCACATCATAAAAGCGCTGGGGATGAGCCTGAGAAAATTTATCCAGGCCGGTGCCGCCGGTCATCGCGGCGGTAATCGCACAGATGGAAGCGTTGGTGTTCGCTGCAGCTACCATGATCTTTCCGAAAACGGCCGAAAAAGTATCTCCCGAGGGTTTCGCTTCAATTCCTTTGGACAGATCAAAGGGGCCTGAAGAATGATACCTTTCCGGATGATCCTCGGCATGCTGATAACCCTTCCCTTTTACCGTGTGGACATGAACCAGGCAGCAATTTTGTTTGCTTTTTGCTTCACTAAGCACCGATTCCAACTTTTTCAGATCACCACCATCAACCGGTCCCAGGTAATCCAGACCCAAATGTTCAAAAAAGTTCTCGGCTACCACCCGTTTTTTTATCTGCTTTTTAAATTTTCGGGTGCCTTTAATCAGGCCCTCCCCGACTAAGGGAATCCTATGCAAAACAGACTGGGTATGATGTTTTAAATTAAAATAATTCTGACTGTTTCTGATTTTTGATAAATAATTAGATAGGCCACCGACATTTTCCGAGATGGACATTTCATTGTCATTGAGGATAATGATTAATCTCAGATTTTTTTTATTGCAATTATTTAGGGCTTCATAAATCATCCCGTTTGTGAATGATCCATCCCCCACTACAGCAACAACATAATGCTGCTTGCCATCTAACTGATTGGCCATGGCCAGACCCAGGGCCGCCGATACGGAAGTACCACTATGCCCGGCCCCAAAAGCATCACACTCGTTCCGATTGGTAAAACCAGAGATACCCTGCCACTGACGCAGGGTATTAAACTGCTGCTGCCGTCCGGTTAACAATTTATGAGCGTAGCATTGGTGACCTACATCAAAAACAATTTGATCATCGGGGTCGTCAAAAACAAGGTGGATAGCCAGGGTGGTTTCAACAATACCCAGATTGGAAGCCAGATGTCCACCATTTTTTGATACCGTTTCTAAAATTCTACTCCGTAGTTCTCCGGCCAGATTATCAAGGTCTGTACGGGACAGATTCTTTAAATCCTGGGGGGATAAAATATCATTTAATATCGTCAATTTGAATCCTTTCACTGTTTCTTCCCCACACCGCCAGGGATCATCGAAACAATTGCCATCAATCGCAGCATTATTTTGATCGTTTTTTGTTTTGACAGATTCTTATTTGAATCCGACTGAAGCCGCAATCATATCACAGGAAAAATAATTTTTCTTTAATCCTCTTTACCTGAAATTTTTTCTGAAACCTTCTCTGTTATCAGCTTTTCAAAGTCATCGACTGATAGGGGTTTATGAAAATAATAGCCTTGAACTTCATCACAACCATTTTCTTTCATAAACTCAAATTGTTCAATCGTCTCAACCCCTTCAGCAATGACCTTCAAATCCATTTGTTTTGCCAGGTTCAAGATGGCTTTGGCAATCTTTCCATTATCATTTGCCGGGTAATCCTTAATAAATTCCCGATCAATTTTCAGACGGTCAAAATTGAAATTTCGCAGGTATTTTAAAGATGAATAACCGGTCCCGAAATCATCAATGGCCACTTTAACACCCAGGGCTTTGATTTTCTCCAGTTGACTTCTGGCCCCTTCCATATTTTCAACTAGAATCCCTTCGGTAATTTCAACTTCCAGCAATTCTGCCGGCATTTCATATTTTTTTAGAAGCGTCTCAATAATTTGCGGAAGATCTGATTTTTTAAATTGAATCGGCGATAAGTTCACCGCCACCACATTTTTTTTGTTTGTTCGATCCAGCCACTTTTTGTTTTGTTTAATCGCTTCTTCCAAAACCCAATTGCCGATAGGAATAATTAATTCGGTGCTTTCTGCCACCGGAATAAACTGATCTGGACTGATTTGCCCGAGATTCCCGTTATGCCATCGCAACAGGGCCTCGCTGGCAAAGATTGCCCTGGTTCCGACTTGCACCTGGGGCTGATAGACTAAACTGAGTTCGTTCTTTTCAAGCGCACACCGCAGCTCGGTTTCTAACTTTAAATTGTTAAAATAATTTTCTTTAATCTCTTTTTCATAAAAAACATAGGTGTTATCACCCGTTTGAAGGGCGTAGTTTTTAGCGATGTTTCCATATTCAATGAGCTTTTCCAGATCAGCACTATCCTCCTGAAAAACAGCGATGCCAATCGACACGTTTAGGTAAACCTTCTCGTCACCAATGTCGATAGGTTCTTTTAAATAGATCATCATCTTATTCATCAGATGATCCATTGCCAATCTATCAACACAATTAACCCGAGAAATGACGAACTCGTCTTTACGGAGAAGTCCCAGGAGATCCCCACTGTTTAAGAATGTCTGAATCCGCCGGGATGCCTCTCTCATGAAAATGTTCCTGACTTCTTTTCCTAAATTATCACGCAGCCGATTAAAATTTGTAATCTGGATAACAATGATCGCCAGATGATCAACCTGCTTAATAAATTCCCGGGTTTTAATCTCAAAAA is a window encoding:
- a CDS encoding helix-turn-helix domain-containing protein, translated to MNDELLYTPEEISKKLKITKNTVYEMIKRGDLDAHRLGKHLRISQSQFENYLLKSKGSSNQYQGTVFMEADEQFVKVDDITIHVHTELTGEVKLSIRPEDIILSLEPFTSSARNIFKGVVVDLIENNDGVKVVLDIGIPLMSLITRKSMNNMHITKGCDLYAIFKTMSISVYK
- the dxs gene encoding 1-deoxy-D-xylulose-5-phosphate synthase; the encoded protein is MKGFKLTILNDILSPQDLKNLSRTDLDNLAGELRSRILETVSKNGGHLASNLGIVETTLAIHLVFDDPDDQIVFDVGHQCYAHKLLTGRQQQFNTLRQWQGISGFTNRNECDAFGAGHSGTSVSAALGLAMANQLDGKQHYVVAVVGDGSFTNGMIYEALNNCNKKNLRLIIILNDNEMSISENVGGLSNYLSKIRNSQNYFNLKHHTQSVLHRIPLVGEGLIKGTRKFKKQIKKRVVAENFFEHLGLDYLGPVDGGDLKKLESVLSEAKSKQNCCLVHVHTVKGKGYQHAEDHPERYHSSGPFDLSKGIEAKPSGDTFSAVFGKIMVAAANTNASICAITAAMTGGTGLDKFSQAHPQRFYDVGIAEEHAVTFAAGLSANGKTPVCAIYSTFVQRVYDQLIHDAAIQKLPLIMALDRCGLVPGDGITHQGIYDCSYLCSIPGIKIYSPETYDEMKMSFATCFENKSLAVIRYPKGAEKKYDRSGFIKLKGLSYQDFFNQDVNRAGHQTVKPEIVMVTYGRITENAYDAIALLRATYSIRLIKLVKVYPLDLSELLPLLQQPELVYILEEGVKSGGIGEKLAAAIAQDEQINPGKLRIRAIENPLMEQGDLTSLYDCCGFLPGQIATEIAKIVEKKNGVSRFRFR
- a CDS encoding putative bifunctional diguanylate cyclase/phosphodiesterase, whose product is MPTQALFEIKTREFIKQVDHLAIIVIQITNFNRLRDNLGKEVRNIFMREASRRIQTFLNSGDLLGLLRKDEFVISRVNCVDRLAMDHLMNKMMIYLKEPIDIGDEKVYLNVSIGIAVFQEDSADLEKLIEYGNIAKNYALQTGDNTYVFYEKEIKENYFNNLKLETELRCALEKNELSLVYQPQVQVGTRAIFASEALLRWHNGNLGQISPDQFIPVAESTELIIPIGNWVLEEAIKQNKKWLDRTNKKNVVAVNLSPIQFKKSDLPQIIETLLKKYEMPAELLEVEITEGILVENMEGARSQLEKIKALGVKVAIDDFGTGYSSLKYLRNFNFDRLKIDREFIKDYPANDNGKIAKAILNLAKQMDLKVIAEGVETIEQFEFMKENGCDEVQGYYFHKPLSVDDFEKLITEKVSEKISGKED